A genomic window from Anolis carolinensis isolate JA03-04 unplaced genomic scaffold, rAnoCar3.1.pri scaffold_13, whole genome shotgun sequence includes:
- the igfals gene encoding insulin-like growth factor-binding protein complex acid labile subunit isoform X2, translating to MIKVLLVLSVAWALAARSLPPDGDPAREQTAPEIQKCPAPCSCSYEEWNDELSVQCSLQKLTKLPENLPRGVKTLWLDGNNFTSLSALAFRNLSGLEFLNLQGSHLSRIEQHTFHGLEALYSLFLERNQLKALAPNIFLHLQNLISLRLNNNQFSKVEEGVFAGLSNLWYLNLGWNSLVVLPDKVFHDLPNLRELVLAGNKLHYLQHQLFLSLNELRELDLSGNSLKGIKGNVFSRLQKLQKLYLNHNQISAVAPRAFVGMKSLRWLDLSHNRLATLFEDTFLGLSSLRVLRLSSNSIAGLGPRTFKDLHSLEELQLGHNRIRSLLERGFDKLGQLDVLALNDNQIEEVRAGAFLGLSKVAVMNLSGNCFKTLPDFTFTGLNQLHSLHLENSCLTRIRPLVFSNLSSLRRLFLRHNGISTIEEHSLDNLHELIDLDLRHNRLVRLSPNQFSGLRNLEYLLLSSNQLLEISPEAFAPLQRLSWLDLSNNGLETLESNVFDPFSKLGYLNLRNNSLRTLPLGWLSPSPTLLHLGLDGNHWQCNCSLKGLRDFALQHPDVVPRYVQSVTEGDVPVHTYNNITCTSPGELAGMDLRDVQDRHFAEC from the exons ATGATTAAAG TGTTGTTGGTGCTGAGCGTGGCCTGGGCCTTGGCGGCCAGGTCTCTGCCACCCGACGGAGATCCCGCCCGGGAGCAGACGGCTCCCGAAATCCAGAAATGCCCTGCGCCGTGCAGCTGCAGCTACGAAGAGTGGAACGACGAGCTGAGCGTCCAGTGCAGCCTGCAGAAGCTCACCAAGCTGCCCGAGAACCTTCCCAGGGGAGTGAAGACCTTGTGGCTGGACGGCAACAACTTCACCTCGCTCTCGGCCCTTGCCTTCAGAAACCTCTCCGGCTTGGAGTTCCTCAATCTGCAGGGCAGCCACTTGTCGAGGATCGAGCAGCACACCTTCCACGGCCTGGAAGCCTTGTACTCGTTGTTCCTCGAGCGCAACCAGCTGAAGGCCCTGGCGCCCAACATCTTCCTCCACCTGCAGAACTTGATCTCCCTTCGGCTCAACAACAACCAGTTCAGCAAAGTGGAAGAAGGCGTGTTTGCGGGGCTCTCGAACCTCTGGTACTTGAATCTCGGCTGGAACTCCCTGGTCGTTCTTCCGGACAAAGTCTTCCACGACCTGCCCAACCTGAGGGAGCTGGTCTTGGCCGGGAACAAGCTGCACTACCTTCAGCACCAGCTCTTCCTCAGTCTCAACGAGCTGAGGGAACTGGACCTGAGTGGGAACTCGCTCAAGGGCATCAAAGGCAACGTCTTCTCCAGGCTCCAGAAGCTGCAGAAGCTCTACCTGAACCACAACCAGATCAGCGCCGTGGCCCCGCGGGCCTTTGTGGGCATGAAGTCCCTGCGGTGGCTGGACCTGTCCCACAACCGCCTGGCCACCCTCTTTGAGGACACGTTCCTGGGCCTCTCCAGCCTGCGCGTCCTGCGCCTCTCCAGCAACTCCATCGCGGGCCTGGGGCCCAGGACCTTCAAGGACCTCCACTCCCTGGAGGAGCTCCAACTCGGACACAACCGGATCCGCAGTCTGCTGGAAAGAGGGTTCGACAAGCTGGGCCAGCTGGACGTCCTGGCGCTCAACGACAACCAGATCGAGGAGGTCCGGGCGGGGGCCTTCCTGGGCCTCTCCAAGGTGGCCGTCATGAACCTCTCTGGAAACTGCTTCAAGACCCTTCCCGACTTCACCTTCACGGGTCTCAACCAACTTCACAGCCTTCACTTGGAGAACAGCTGCCTCACTCGGATCAGGCCGCTCGTGTTTTCCAACCTCTCCAGCTTGCGCCGGCTCTTTCTGCGACACAACGGCATCTCCACCATCGAGGAGCACAGCCTGGACAACCTGCACGAACTCATCGACCTCGACCTCCGGCACAACCGCCTCGTCCGGCTCTCTCCGAACCAGTTTTCGGGCCTCCGGAATCTGGAGTACCTTCTCCTCTCTTCGAACCAGTTGCTGGAAATCTCGCCGGAAGCCTTTGCCCCGCTTCAGCGTCTCTCCTGGCTGGACCTCTCCAACAACGGTCTGGAGACCCTGGAGAGCAACGTCTTCGACCCCTTTTCCAAACTGGGATATTTGAACCTGAGGAACAATTCGCTGAGAACCTTGCCCTTGGGCTGGCTCAGCCCTTCGCCCACACTCCTTCACCTTGGGTTGGACGGGAACCACTGGCAGTGCAATTGCTCCCTGAAGGGACTGCGGGACTTTG
- the igfals gene encoding insulin-like growth factor-binding protein complex acid labile subunit isoform X1, with product MIKAVLLVLSVAWALAARSLPPDGDPAREQTAPEIQKCPAPCSCSYEEWNDELSVQCSLQKLTKLPENLPRGVKTLWLDGNNFTSLSALAFRNLSGLEFLNLQGSHLSRIEQHTFHGLEALYSLFLERNQLKALAPNIFLHLQNLISLRLNNNQFSKVEEGVFAGLSNLWYLNLGWNSLVVLPDKVFHDLPNLRELVLAGNKLHYLQHQLFLSLNELRELDLSGNSLKGIKGNVFSRLQKLQKLYLNHNQISAVAPRAFVGMKSLRWLDLSHNRLATLFEDTFLGLSSLRVLRLSSNSIAGLGPRTFKDLHSLEELQLGHNRIRSLLERGFDKLGQLDVLALNDNQIEEVRAGAFLGLSKVAVMNLSGNCFKTLPDFTFTGLNQLHSLHLENSCLTRIRPLVFSNLSSLRRLFLRHNGISTIEEHSLDNLHELIDLDLRHNRLVRLSPNQFSGLRNLEYLLLSSNQLLEISPEAFAPLQRLSWLDLSNNGLETLESNVFDPFSKLGYLNLRNNSLRTLPLGWLSPSPTLLHLGLDGNHWQCNCSLKGLRDFALQHPDVVPRYVQSVTEGDVPVHTYNNITCTSPGELAGMDLRDVQDRHFAEC from the exons ATGATTAAAG CAGTGTTGTTGGTGCTGAGCGTGGCCTGGGCCTTGGCGGCCAGGTCTCTGCCACCCGACGGAGATCCCGCCCGGGAGCAGACGGCTCCCGAAATCCAGAAATGCCCTGCGCCGTGCAGCTGCAGCTACGAAGAGTGGAACGACGAGCTGAGCGTCCAGTGCAGCCTGCAGAAGCTCACCAAGCTGCCCGAGAACCTTCCCAGGGGAGTGAAGACCTTGTGGCTGGACGGCAACAACTTCACCTCGCTCTCGGCCCTTGCCTTCAGAAACCTCTCCGGCTTGGAGTTCCTCAATCTGCAGGGCAGCCACTTGTCGAGGATCGAGCAGCACACCTTCCACGGCCTGGAAGCCTTGTACTCGTTGTTCCTCGAGCGCAACCAGCTGAAGGCCCTGGCGCCCAACATCTTCCTCCACCTGCAGAACTTGATCTCCCTTCGGCTCAACAACAACCAGTTCAGCAAAGTGGAAGAAGGCGTGTTTGCGGGGCTCTCGAACCTCTGGTACTTGAATCTCGGCTGGAACTCCCTGGTCGTTCTTCCGGACAAAGTCTTCCACGACCTGCCCAACCTGAGGGAGCTGGTCTTGGCCGGGAACAAGCTGCACTACCTTCAGCACCAGCTCTTCCTCAGTCTCAACGAGCTGAGGGAACTGGACCTGAGTGGGAACTCGCTCAAGGGCATCAAAGGCAACGTCTTCTCCAGGCTCCAGAAGCTGCAGAAGCTCTACCTGAACCACAACCAGATCAGCGCCGTGGCCCCGCGGGCCTTTGTGGGCATGAAGTCCCTGCGGTGGCTGGACCTGTCCCACAACCGCCTGGCCACCCTCTTTGAGGACACGTTCCTGGGCCTCTCCAGCCTGCGCGTCCTGCGCCTCTCCAGCAACTCCATCGCGGGCCTGGGGCCCAGGACCTTCAAGGACCTCCACTCCCTGGAGGAGCTCCAACTCGGACACAACCGGATCCGCAGTCTGCTGGAAAGAGGGTTCGACAAGCTGGGCCAGCTGGACGTCCTGGCGCTCAACGACAACCAGATCGAGGAGGTCCGGGCGGGGGCCTTCCTGGGCCTCTCCAAGGTGGCCGTCATGAACCTCTCTGGAAACTGCTTCAAGACCCTTCCCGACTTCACCTTCACGGGTCTCAACCAACTTCACAGCCTTCACTTGGAGAACAGCTGCCTCACTCGGATCAGGCCGCTCGTGTTTTCCAACCTCTCCAGCTTGCGCCGGCTCTTTCTGCGACACAACGGCATCTCCACCATCGAGGAGCACAGCCTGGACAACCTGCACGAACTCATCGACCTCGACCTCCGGCACAACCGCCTCGTCCGGCTCTCTCCGAACCAGTTTTCGGGCCTCCGGAATCTGGAGTACCTTCTCCTCTCTTCGAACCAGTTGCTGGAAATCTCGCCGGAAGCCTTTGCCCCGCTTCAGCGTCTCTCCTGGCTGGACCTCTCCAACAACGGTCTGGAGACCCTGGAGAGCAACGTCTTCGACCCCTTTTCCAAACTGGGATATTTGAACCTGAGGAACAATTCGCTGAGAACCTTGCCCTTGGGCTGGCTCAGCCCTTCGCCCACACTCCTTCACCTTGGGTTGGACGGGAACCACTGGCAGTGCAATTGCTCCCTGAAGGGACTGCGGGACTTTG